The proteins below are encoded in one region of Aphis gossypii isolate Hap1 unplaced genomic scaffold, ASM2018417v2 Contig00225, whole genome shotgun sequence:
- the LOC126553401 gene encoding uncharacterized protein LOC126553401, translating to MKRENFILTQFTLYNTQQTKVSTFLSNLDKKLNTLLNNSRSAIPLPNLPTPFIDFLPLKSMNNLDLVEQILKPESENSNFNCHAEELKNYLVLQTGSNLSLSAAVSKCFDLCFTRHVASNFSFHGKTKRSFKVLHLYKVMNESLSGRIKTKDDVSAAIQVINNILKHSKPLFVD from the exons ATGAAAAGAGAAAACTTCATCCTAActcaatttacattatataacacTCAACAAACAAAAGTCTCAACTTTTCTCAgcaatttagataaaaaattaaatacattacttAACAATTCTCGATCTGCTATACCTCTTCCAAATTTACCAACACCTTTTATTGATTTCTTACCATTGAAATCTATGAACAACTTAGATTTGGtagaacaaatattaaaaccagAAAGTGAAAATTCAAACTTTAACTGTCATGCTGAAGAACTA aaaaattatttggttCTCCAAACAGGATCAAATCTTTCATTGAGTGCTGctgtttcaaaatgttttgatttatgttttaccAGACATGTGGCGtcaaattttagttttcatggaaaaacaaaaagatCATTCAAAGTATTACACTTGTACAAAGTAATGAATG AATCTTTATCTGGACGCATAAAAACTAAAGATGACGTTTCTGCAGCTATTCAAGTcatcaataacattttgaaacaCTCTAAACCTCTAtttgttgattaa
- the LOC126553400 gene encoding uncharacterized protein LOC126553400 isoform X2, with protein sequence MESYYDILKTSRAHLKADGKPKTSKFHKWTNVVKPLYDRMKNEEKQLNEEIDKINNSRTPRLSLAQITDHLSRSNTKRSNIHNNTTIPNDPFEFRPTANSSMTTDPKNEKMFNFTATPKVKRGSGLYKDVIPQTQLVYYDDPNELKNYAREIL encoded by the exons ATGGAATCTTATtacgacattttaaaaacttcacgAGCTCATTTAAAAGCAGATGGGAAACCTAAAACCTCAAAGTTTCATAAATGGACGAATGTTGTAAAACCTCTATACGATAGAATGAAAAATGAGGAAAAGCAATTAAACGaagaaatagataaaattaataactcaagAACTCCTCGATTAAGTTTAGCACAAATTACCGATCATTTATCTAGATCTAACACTAAACGtagtaatattcataataatacaactataccAAATGATCCATTTGAATTTCGTCCAACAGCAAACAGTTCTATGACTACAGATCCaaagaatgaaaaaatgtttaattttactgcAACCCCAAAGGTTAAGAGAGGTTCTGGtttatataaagatgtaatacctcaaacacaattagtttattatgacGATCCGAATGAACTA aaGAATTACGCGagagaaatattatag
- the LOC126553400 gene encoding uncharacterized protein LOC126553400 isoform X1: MESYYDILKTSRAHLKADGKPKTSKFHKWTNVVKPLYDRMKNEEKQLNEEIDKINNSRTPRLSLAQITDHLSRSNTKPNSSMTTDPKNEKMFNFTATPKVKRGSGLYKDVIPQTQLVYYDDPNELVTRLNLLTSSQNVGNTGVNNEIISILEELRERNIIV; the protein is encoded by the exons ATGGAATCTTATtacgacattttaaaaacttcacgAGCTCATTTAAAAGCAGATGGGAAACCTAAAACCTCAAAGTTTCATAAATGGACGAATGTTGTAAAACCTCTATACGATAGAATGAAAAATGAGGAAAAGCAATTAAACGaagaaatagataaaattaataactcaagAACTCCTCGATTAAGTTTAGCACAAATTACCGATCATTTATCTAGATCTAACACTAAAC CAAACAGTTCTATGACTACAGATCCaaagaatgaaaaaatgtttaattttactgcAACCCCAAAGGTTAAGAGAGGTTCTGGtttatataaagatgtaatacctcaaacacaattagtttattatgacGATCCGAATGAACTAGTAACTAGATTAAATCTTCTAACATCATCACAAAATGTTGGTAATACTGGTgtcaataatgaaattatatcaattttagaaGAATTACGCGagagaaatattatagtataa